A DNA window from Aestuariispira ectoiniformans contains the following coding sequences:
- a CDS encoding HutD/Ves family protein gives MTMKTELLSPSDYHVMPWKNGLGKTTEIAIEQNSDNPERCLWRVSIADVTTDGPFSHFNAYQRLIATIEGAGMELTVDGTAHVVRHRDPAFAFSGEAEVDCRLLDGPIRDFNLIYDPELVAGDVELLSHGEERQLQAKPSATVFIHALDSIVHVDGFGMVKSNHTLKLEELDQQVRVRCAENAAAVIVTVTPKAV, from the coding sequence ATGACTATGAAGACTGAGCTTCTCTCCCCCAGCGACTATCACGTCATGCCGTGGAAAAACGGCCTGGGTAAAACAACTGAAATCGCGATCGAACAGAACAGCGATAATCCTGAACGCTGTCTATGGCGCGTCAGCATCGCAGATGTGACCACAGACGGCCCCTTCTCACATTTCAACGCCTATCAGCGCCTTATTGCGACCATTGAAGGGGCAGGCATGGAATTGACAGTCGACGGCACCGCCCATGTGGTTCGCCATCGTGACCCCGCCTTTGCGTTCTCCGGCGAGGCAGAGGTTGATTGCCGACTGCTCGACGGTCCCATCCGGGATTTCAACCTGATTTACGATCCTGAGCTGGTGGCTGGTGACGTTGAACTTCTCTCACATGGAGAAGAACGGCAGCTCCAGGCCAAGCCTTCCGCCACCGTCTTCATTCATGCCCTGGACAGTATCGTGCATGTGGATGGGTTCGGGATGGTAAAATCCAATCATACACTCAAGCTTGAGGAATTGGATCAGCAGGTCCGTGTTCGTTGCGCGGAAAACGCTGCTGCAGTCATTGTGACAGTCACCCCCAAAGCCGTGTAA
- a CDS encoding putative quinol monooxygenase, protein MTGKVTLRGHIVVPQDELDAVKAALEIHVDLTRREAGNIVFEVNQRSDDPCVFDVYEEFVDKAAFDAHQARVKASDWGNATINVERHYTITQPE, encoded by the coding sequence ATGACGGGCAAGGTTACCTTACGCGGTCACATTGTTGTCCCGCAGGACGAGTTGGACGCGGTGAAAGCAGCGCTGGAAATTCATGTAGACCTGACGAGACGCGAAGCCGGGAACATCGTGTTTGAGGTCAACCAACGCTCGGACGATCCTTGCGTATTCGACGTCTATGAAGAATTTGTCGACAAGGCGGCCTTTGACGCACATCAGGCGCGCGTGAAGGCGAGTGACTGGGGAAATGCCACGATAAATGTGGAACGGCATTACACCATCACCCAGCCCGAGTAG
- the guaA gene encoding glutamine-hydrolyzing GMP synthase: MTDRILIIDFGSQVTQLIARRVRESGIYSEIVPFNSVDDALLENFAPNGVILSGGPASVTWEESPRAPQKVFEMDVPVFGICYGQQTMMEQLGGKVETSDHREFGRAYVDIQEDCEIFQGVWATGGKEQVWMSHGDRVGKLAPGFRVVATSEGAPYAVVANDEKRYYAVQFHPEVVHTPHGAELLRNFTHNVCGCKGDWTMAAFKDQAIAKIREQVGDGKVICGLSGGVDSSVTAVLTHEAIGDQLTCVFVDHGFMRQGEAEQVVDMFRNQYNIPLVHRDASDEFLSAIGDSVDPEVKRKAIGKLFIEVFEEEAKKIGGADFLAQGTLYPDVIESVSFTGGPSVTIKSHHNVGGLPERMNMKLVEPLRELFKDEVRVLGEELGLPHSFVGRHPFPGPGLAIRIPGQPITVEKLDILRKADAIYLEEIQKAGLYDAIWQAFAVLLPVRTVGVMGDGRTYDYVCALRAVTSTDGMTADFYHFDHEFLGRVTNRIINEVNGINRVVYDYTSKPPGTIEWE, translated from the coding sequence ATGACCGACCGCATTCTCATCATTGATTTCGGCAGCCAGGTAACCCAGCTTATCGCACGTCGCGTGCGTGAAAGCGGGATCTACAGCGAAATCGTCCCATTCAACAGTGTAGACGACGCGTTGCTGGAAAATTTCGCCCCCAATGGCGTAATCCTTTCCGGCGGACCGGCCTCGGTAACCTGGGAAGAATCTCCACGGGCGCCGCAGAAGGTCTTTGAAATGGACGTGCCAGTCTTCGGCATCTGCTATGGCCAGCAGACGATGATGGAACAGCTTGGCGGCAAGGTGGAAACCTCCGACCATCGTGAATTTGGCCGCGCCTATGTGGACATTCAGGAAGACTGCGAAATCTTCCAGGGTGTCTGGGCGACAGGCGGCAAGGAACAGGTCTGGATGAGCCATGGCGATCGCGTCGGCAAACTGGCACCCGGCTTCCGTGTGGTGGCCACCAGCGAAGGCGCACCCTATGCGGTCGTCGCCAATGATGAAAAACGCTATTACGCAGTTCAGTTCCACCCGGAGGTTGTCCACACCCCGCATGGGGCAGAGCTTCTGAGGAACTTCACCCATAATGTGTGTGGTTGCAAAGGCGACTGGACGATGGCGGCATTCAAGGACCAGGCCATTGCCAAAATCCGTGAGCAGGTTGGCGACGGCAAGGTGATTTGCGGTCTGTCCGGCGGCGTCGACAGCTCTGTTACAGCGGTCCTGACCCATGAGGCAATCGGCGACCAGTTGACATGCGTTTTCGTTGATCACGGCTTCATGCGCCAGGGCGAAGCAGAGCAGGTCGTCGACATGTTCCGCAACCAGTACAACATCCCCCTGGTTCACCGCGATGCATCTGACGAATTCCTCTCCGCCATCGGCGACAGCGTTGATCCGGAAGTAAAGCGTAAGGCCATTGGCAAGCTCTTCATCGAAGTCTTCGAAGAGGAGGCCAAGAAAATCGGCGGCGCGGATTTCCTGGCCCAGGGAACGCTCTATCCGGATGTCATCGAAAGTGTCTCCTTCACGGGCGGCCCGTCGGTCACCATCAAATCCCACCACAATGTGGGCGGTCTGCCGGAACGCATGAATATGAAACTGGTGGAGCCCCTGCGCGAATTGTTCAAGGACGAGGTTCGCGTCCTTGGTGAAGAACTGGGCCTGCCGCACAGCTTTGTCGGCCGTCACCCCTTCCCCGGTCCGGGTCTCGCGATCCGCATTCCGGGGCAGCCGATCACGGTTGAAAAACTGGATATCCTGCGCAAGGCCGACGCCATCTATCTGGAGGAAATTCAGAAGGCCGGCCTCTACGACGCCATCTGGCAGGCCTTTGCCGTGCTGCTGCCGGTCCGCACCGTCGGCGTCATGGGCGACGGCCGCACCTATGACTATGTCTGCGCCCTGCGCGCCGTCACCTCAACGGATGGCATGACTGCGGACTTCTATCACTTCGACCATGAATTCCTGGGCCGGGTGACCAACCGCATCATCAATGAAGTCAACGGCATCAACCGCGTGGTTTACGACTACACGTCCAAACCGCCGGGAACCATCGAGTGGGAATGA
- a CDS encoding LysR family transcriptional regulator — protein MFDDIALFVHIVRRQGLAAAAKALNLPPATVTRRLQKLEETLGCQLLHRSARKFALTTEGESYYQAYSDLVQEFEQTAQRLSSDIHLPHGRLRVSAPTNISIGFLQPMWSGFIKEHPDIQLDLHLNNQITDLLNGQIDIALRVGPQPDSQLFQQRLGSVATVLVASPGYLSTYGQPETLSDLENHRIIANRHFLPWRLQMPENDQQEIIYPTATTQVDDLHLAAQFAVDDLGITILPVIEVHAHLEEGRLQRVLSPWYGPRRDLFAIWPSGRLLNAKAKCLREYMQRYMSGFPILQGYY, from the coding sequence ATGTTTGATGATATCGCCTTATTTGTTCATATCGTTCGACGACAAGGTCTGGCCGCTGCGGCAAAGGCCCTCAACCTGCCACCGGCAACCGTCACCAGACGTCTTCAGAAGTTGGAGGAAACACTTGGTTGTCAGCTATTGCACCGCTCCGCGCGAAAATTTGCACTGACGACAGAAGGCGAAAGCTACTATCAGGCCTATAGCGATCTCGTACAGGAATTCGAGCAGACCGCCCAACGCCTGAGCAGCGACATTCATTTGCCACATGGGCGGCTTCGGGTGTCGGCCCCCACCAATATCTCCATCGGCTTTCTTCAACCGATGTGGTCGGGTTTCATCAAGGAGCACCCGGATATTCAGTTGGACCTGCATTTGAACAACCAGATTACCGATCTTCTGAACGGACAGATCGACATCGCCCTACGTGTGGGACCGCAGCCGGATTCCCAGCTTTTCCAACAGCGATTGGGAAGCGTGGCGACCGTCCTCGTCGCCTCTCCAGGTTACCTCTCGACCTATGGCCAGCCCGAAACCCTGTCGGACCTGGAAAATCATCGGATCATTGCGAATAGGCATTTCCTTCCGTGGAGGTTGCAAATGCCGGAAAACGACCAGCAGGAAATAATTTACCCCACTGCAACAACACAAGTCGACGACCTGCATCTGGCGGCGCAATTCGCTGTCGACGACCTGGGCATTACCATTTTGCCGGTGATCGAAGTTCATGCACATTTGGAGGAGGGCCGACTCCAGCGCGTTCTCAGCCCCTGGTACGGCCCCAGACGCGACCTTTTCGCCATCTGGCCCAGCGGCCGCCTGCTCAATGCAAAGGCCAAATGCCTGCGGGAATATATGCAACGCTACATGAGCGGTTTCCCAATTCTCCAGGGCTATTACTGA
- a CDS encoding putative quinol monooxygenase — MSRLWISAGISVQDGADVEEARKALAGLAEETVKEPGCFKFDVLQSRENPKHFMLWECWQDDAALKAHFEMPHTKAVLDRNLTSVRYVERLTDVSLKGGGLV; from the coding sequence ATGTCCAGGTTATGGATCAGCGCGGGAATTTCGGTTCAGGATGGCGCGGATGTTGAGGAGGCGAGAAAGGCCCTTGCCGGTCTTGCGGAGGAAACAGTGAAAGAACCCGGTTGTTTCAAGTTCGATGTCCTGCAGAGCCGGGAGAACCCGAAGCATTTTATGTTGTGGGAATGCTGGCAGGACGACGCCGCATTGAAGGCGCATTTTGAAATGCCCCACACAAAAGCGGTTCTGGATCGGAACCTGACGTCAGTTCGCTATGTGGAACGGCTGACGGATGTTTCTCTGAAAGGTGGAGGGTTAGTGTAA
- a CDS encoding DUF2798 domain-containing protein, whose product MKYRLVFSVLMSFVLSSLMSLWVTWINLGWSGELFEHWMNAFSLAWPAAAVIAFLCGPTVQAVTRKLVSPA is encoded by the coding sequence ATGAAATATCGTCTGGTTTTTTCAGTTCTTATGTCTTTTGTCTTATCGTCGCTTATGTCTCTTTGGGTGACATGGATTAACCTTGGTTGGAGCGGTGAGCTATTCGAGCATTGGATGAATGCTTTTTCTCTTGCCTGGCCGGCAGCAGCGGTTATTGCGTTCCTGTGCGGGCCGACGGTGCAGGCCGTTACACGGAAACTGGTCTCACCGGCCTAG
- a CDS encoding RidA family protein: MALIRQNCPDLESPVGPYVHAVRYGDVLYTSGLTAFGTKAQKGTIGEQAEVIFEQLGQIAKQHGTSLSQLIKVTIFVTSLDEIGGLRDALTATYGDNKPASSLVEVVGLFSPDLKVEIEAVMAV; the protein is encoded by the coding sequence ATGGCTTTGATTCGTCAAAACTGTCCGGACCTGGAAAGTCCCGTCGGTCCTTATGTTCATGCCGTCCGGTATGGTGATGTCCTATACACATCGGGGCTGACCGCCTTTGGCACGAAGGCGCAGAAGGGCACAATCGGTGAGCAGGCGGAAGTTATCTTCGAACAATTAGGCCAGATTGCTAAACAGCATGGCACGTCGCTGTCCCAATTGATCAAGGTGACGATTTTTGTAACAAGCCTCGATGAAATCGGGGGGCTGCGGGACGCCTTAACAGCGACCTATGGGGACAATAAACCGGCCAGCTCGCTGGTGGAGGTTGTAGGGCTTTTCAGTCCGGACCTCAAAGTTGAGATCGAAGCCGTAATGGCTGTTTGA
- a CDS encoding RsmB/NOP family class I SAM-dependent RNA methyltransferase → MKPGARIAAAIEILDLIDLPDAIPADKVLADWNRKNRFAGSKDRNAIAEMVYGVLRRRAQLDWWLQRCNGDLDNRARLLVWLQAINGVTLEDLTLSFDGSQYAPTPLSAREERVAVEMQGQQIDSGCQPVSAKGNFPDWMESRFVELYGAKVDKYLAAMTEEAPVDLRVNTLKGTRSDAMKALAEEGIETTSSRFSPVGLRLPKRMPLSGTKAFRDGLIEVQDEGSQLAALLADARAGHKVVDFCAGAGGKSLAMAATMKNTGRIVACDVSEARLKRAAQRLKRAGAFMVERRPLTSERDKWIKRRAARFGGGFDRVLVDAPCSGTGTWRRNPDQKWRLKGQDIEELTALQASILDSASRLVGAGGRLIYATCSILNEENDAQIDRFLAENPSFFLHPIKQIWQEIFPSPCPTDGDTLRLNPLDHGTDGFFVAVLERKL, encoded by the coding sequence ATGAAGCCCGGAGCCCGCATCGCGGCCGCCATCGAAATCCTCGATCTGATCGACCTTCCTGACGCAATACCGGCAGACAAAGTCCTGGCGGACTGGAACCGCAAAAACCGCTTTGCCGGATCAAAGGACCGCAACGCCATCGCCGAAATGGTCTATGGCGTATTGCGCCGCCGCGCCCAACTGGATTGGTGGCTGCAGCGCTGCAATGGTGACCTGGACAATCGCGCCCGCCTTCTCGTCTGGTTACAGGCGATCAATGGCGTTACGTTAGAAGACCTGACCCTCTCCTTCGACGGTAGCCAATATGCCCCTACTCCACTCAGCGCACGCGAAGAGCGGGTCGCCGTAGAGATGCAAGGGCAGCAAATCGACAGTGGCTGTCAGCCGGTATCGGCGAAGGGCAACTTCCCCGACTGGATGGAAAGCCGTTTCGTCGAACTCTATGGTGCAAAGGTCGATAAATATCTGGCTGCGATGACCGAGGAGGCACCGGTTGACCTTCGCGTCAACACCCTGAAAGGCACCCGAAGCGACGCCATGAAGGCGCTGGCCGAGGAAGGCATAGAGACCACATCATCACGCTTTTCCCCTGTCGGCCTGCGCCTGCCGAAACGTATGCCGCTGTCCGGCACCAAGGCATTCCGCGACGGGCTAATCGAAGTCCAGGACGAAGGCTCCCAGCTTGCGGCCCTTCTGGCGGATGCACGCGCTGGCCATAAGGTCGTTGATTTTTGCGCAGGCGCGGGCGGTAAGTCGCTCGCCATGGCCGCGACCATGAAAAACACAGGGCGCATTGTCGCCTGTGACGTATCGGAGGCCCGCCTCAAACGGGCAGCACAGCGCCTCAAGCGTGCCGGGGCCTTCATGGTAGAACGTCGACCGCTCACCTCCGAGCGGGACAAATGGATCAAGCGTCGGGCCGCTCGTTTCGGTGGTGGCTTTGACCGAGTCCTGGTGGATGCGCCCTGCTCCGGAACAGGCACATGGCGGCGAAATCCGGACCAGAAATGGCGACTAAAAGGACAGGATATTGAGGAGCTGACGGCCCTTCAGGCATCTATCCTGGATTCCGCCTCCCGCCTGGTTGGCGCCGGTGGACGGCTAATCTATGCGACCTGTTCGATCCTGAACGAGGAGAACGACGCCCAGATTGACCGTTTCCTGGCGGAAAACCCGAGTTTCTTCCTGCATCCCATCAAACAAATCTGGCAGGAAATCTTCCCCTCGCCCTGCCCGACGGACGGGGATACGCTGCGCCTCAACCCGTTGGATCATGGCACAGACGGCTTCTTTGTCGCCGTCCTTGAGCGAAAGCTCTGA
- a CDS encoding GNAT family N-acetyltransferase, translating to MKATATIRTDRLTLRPLALTDLPLFIEMDTDPDVMRYIRDVMTKEQVTERFDDILSNVDNLFIGFWVIQPQASDTPDGWVMLKHLPTDAPNGTKVQQVNGGDIEVGYRLRQMSWGNGYATEAGKAALHEAFETLGLEKVVAVTDFDNMRSRNVLAKLGLNNTGPRKAYGQEVLGYEIVKSDWDTRRSKP from the coding sequence ATGAAAGCCACCGCAACAATCCGTACCGACCGTCTTACCTTACGACCGCTCGCGCTGACGGATTTGCCTCTTTTCATTGAAATGGACACCGACCCGGACGTCATGCGCTATATCCGCGACGTCATGACCAAAGAACAAGTTACCGAACGATTCGACGATATCCTCTCCAACGTTGACAACCTCTTCATCGGCTTCTGGGTAATCCAGCCTCAGGCGAGCGACACCCCGGACGGTTGGGTCATGCTGAAACATCTGCCCACCGATGCACCGAACGGCACGAAGGTTCAACAGGTCAATGGCGGCGACATCGAAGTCGGTTACCGTCTGCGCCAGATGTCCTGGGGCAATGGATATGCAACCGAGGCCGGTAAAGCCGCGCTGCATGAAGCCTTCGAAACACTGGGCCTGGAGAAGGTTGTCGCCGTTACCGATTTCGACAACATGCGTTCCCGCAATGTCCTCGCCAAGCTTGGCTTGAACAACACCGGCCCCCGGAAAGCCTACGGCCAGGAAGTTCTGGGCTATGAAATCGTAAAATCCGACTGGGATACGCGGCGGAGCAAGCCATGA
- a CDS encoding GNAT family N-acetyltransferase: MTIPTLLTERLRLRPVLSGDVDLMIELGCNPAVMQYVQPVMSAEDTRKVMPILMDYPHSDDLGHWVVETREDNMPVGEVSLGFLPLNRPDVVPDLKAGDVNYSDEVEIGYLYLPSAWGKGYATEAAARLLAYAFNDIFLKKIVAVTDDRNHSSQKVLTKIGMRHTGDRHAYGYDVQGFEIRADEWKSKAKST; encoded by the coding sequence GTGACCATACCGACTTTACTCACTGAACGGCTGCGCTTACGCCCTGTCTTGTCTGGAGATGTCGATCTCATGATCGAACTGGGCTGCAACCCGGCGGTCATGCAATATGTCCAACCTGTAATGTCTGCAGAAGACACCAGGAAAGTCATGCCCATCCTGATGGACTACCCGCATAGTGACGATCTGGGGCATTGGGTTGTCGAAACACGCGAAGACAATATGCCTGTCGGCGAGGTAAGCCTAGGCTTCCTTCCCCTTAATCGCCCGGATGTTGTGCCCGACTTAAAGGCGGGCGATGTAAATTATTCCGACGAAGTTGAAATCGGTTATCTTTATCTCCCAAGTGCCTGGGGCAAAGGCTATGCGACAGAAGCGGCTGCACGCCTTCTAGCGTATGCTTTCAACGATATCTTTTTGAAAAAAATTGTCGCCGTTACCGATGACAGAAACCACAGCTCGCAAAAGGTGCTGACAAAAATCGGCATGCGCCACACCGGCGACCGCCATGCCTATGGGTATGATGTGCAGGGATTTGAAATCCGTGCAGACGAGTGGAAATCAAAGGCGAAATCCACCTAA
- the guaB gene encoding IMP dehydrogenase — MSIREALTFDDVLLQPARSSVLPHETNTKTRLTRDVTLGIPLISAAMDTVTEANLAIAMAQLGGIGVIHKNMTAEEQADEVRKVKRFESGMVVNPITITPEKTLSDALGLMRYHNISGIPVVSKRKGHLVGILTNRDVRFANDPATPVRDLMTRRGLITVQEGVGAEEAKQLLHKHRIEKLLVVDDEKHCVGLITVKDIEKSQEHPNAAKDEIGRLRVAAATGTGEQGLIRAEALIDAGVDVIVVDTAHGHSAGVLEQITAVKKLSNAAQVIAGNVATPEGAKALIDAGADAVKIGIGPGSICTTRIVAGVGVPQLTAIMECAEICEQNGVPAIADGGIKFSGDFAKAIAAGADCVMIGSLLAGTEESPGEVFLYQGRSYKSYRGMGSAGAMARGSADRYFQEQVNESNKFVPEGVEGRVPFKGPVAGVIHQLLGGLKASMGYTGNGTVAEMQKNCTFRKITSAGLRESHVHDITVTKEAPNYQIDR, encoded by the coding sequence ATGAGCATCCGTGAAGCCCTCACGTTTGATGACGTTCTCCTGCAACCCGCCCGGTCCTCCGTGCTGCCGCATGAGACGAATACAAAGACCCGCCTCACCCGGGACGTTACCTTGGGCATTCCTTTGATTTCGGCTGCCATGGACACGGTGACCGAGGCAAATCTGGCTATCGCCATGGCGCAGTTGGGCGGCATCGGGGTCATCCATAAGAACATGACGGCCGAAGAGCAGGCCGACGAGGTCCGCAAGGTTAAGCGTTTTGAATCGGGCATGGTGGTGAACCCGATCACAATCACGCCGGAAAAGACCCTTTCCGATGCTCTCGGGTTGATGCGTTACCACAATATCAGCGGCATTCCGGTTGTTTCCAAGCGCAAGGGCCATCTGGTGGGCATCCTGACCAACCGTGACGTCCGTTTCGCCAATGATCCGGCAACCCCGGTCCGCGACCTGATGACCCGCCGCGGTCTCATCACGGTTCAGGAAGGCGTTGGCGCGGAAGAAGCCAAGCAGCTTTTGCACAAGCATCGCATTGAAAAACTGCTTGTGGTCGACGATGAGAAACACTGCGTCGGCCTGATCACCGTGAAAGACATTGAAAAGTCGCAGGAGCACCCGAACGCAGCCAAAGACGAAATCGGGCGTCTGCGCGTTGCCGCCGCCACAGGTACCGGTGAACAGGGCCTGATCCGCGCCGAAGCCCTGATCGACGCCGGTGTTGATGTGATTGTCGTCGACACCGCACACGGTCACAGCGCAGGCGTCCTGGAGCAGATCACCGCAGTGAAGAAACTGAGCAACGCCGCCCAGGTTATCGCAGGCAACGTTGCGACCCCTGAAGGTGCGAAGGCCCTGATCGATGCAGGCGCAGATGCAGTCAAAATCGGCATTGGCCCTGGCTCCATCTGCACAACCCGTATCGTTGCCGGTGTCGGCGTTCCGCAGTTGACGGCGATTATGGAATGCGCGGAAATCTGTGAACAGAATGGCGTTCCGGCAATTGCCGACGGCGGCATCAAGTTCTCCGGCGACTTTGCAAAAGCTATTGCTGCCGGTGCAGATTGCGTCATGATCGGCTCCCTGCTGGCCGGAACCGAAGAATCTCCTGGCGAGGTCTTCCTGTATCAGGGCCGGTCCTACAAATCCTACCGCGGGATGGGTTCTGCGGGCGCCATGGCGCGCGGCTCCGCCGACCGTTACTTCCAGGAACAAGTCAACGAATCCAACAAATTCGTGCCGGAAGGTGTTGAAGGCCGCGTTCCGTTCAAAGGGCCCGTCGCAGGTGTCATCCATCAGTTGCTTGGCGGGTTGAAGGCGTCCATGGGCTATACCGGTAACGGGACCGTTGCGGAAATGCAGAAGAACTGCACCTTCCGCAAGATCACCTCTGCCGGGCTGCGGGAAAGTCATGTTCATGACATTACCGTCACGAAGGAAGCACCGAACTATCAGATTGACCGCTAA
- a CDS encoding MFS transporter, which produces MLSAYRAVFTIVLSAALVACGNGMLGSFMPVHLSKAGLSTDQVGSVVTSYAVGMLLACFFSGRLIRRVGHIRSYAAFGALSGLMVLALSWQASLEWWLALRLIHGFSSNSIFMVMQSWLNERTESRYRGQVMAFFYVLYTVFYGSGALLLAKMDIESLAPFMIGSGLFMLSIIPISTTKIPGPPLPAKIKIDLKGVYRLSPVGLVGAFVSGATGMTLQGVGAIYGTLLGLTPAAIGILMASTQAGNLVIQWPLGFLSDRIDRRLVLIAAAGGAALVSLFITSLTAETFIILIIAFGAFGGMAEAIYSISTAHANDWAEGDDYVTLSSTILVVWAVGATLGALVATQAMSFMGPEGLPIYTLIIMAGYGLFAVLRIFARSEPPEEAQETFEAVPPAPVSADFSLQAPEDEETTT; this is translated from the coding sequence ATGCTATCAGCTTATCGGGCCGTCTTTACGATTGTTTTAAGCGCTGCATTGGTTGCCTGCGGCAATGGCATGCTGGGCTCCTTCATGCCAGTCCATCTGAGCAAAGCAGGGCTTAGCACCGATCAGGTCGGCAGTGTCGTGACCTCCTATGCTGTGGGCATGCTGCTGGCCTGTTTTTTCAGCGGACGCCTGATACGCCGCGTCGGCCATATCCGTTCATATGCTGCCTTTGGCGCCCTGTCCGGCCTTATGGTCCTGGCGTTATCCTGGCAGGCAAGTCTGGAATGGTGGCTGGCGCTGCGGCTGATCCACGGCTTCAGCTCCAACAGCATTTTTATGGTCATGCAAAGCTGGCTGAATGAGAGAACCGAAAGCCGGTATCGCGGCCAGGTGATGGCCTTCTTCTATGTCCTTTACACCGTATTCTACGGTTCCGGCGCGCTGCTCCTGGCAAAAATGGATATTGAAAGCCTCGCACCCTTCATGATCGGTAGCGGCCTGTTCATGCTGAGTATCATTCCGATTTCCACGACAAAAATTCCGGGACCGCCACTGCCTGCGAAAATCAAGATCGATCTGAAGGGCGTCTACAGGCTTTCGCCCGTCGGGCTTGTAGGCGCATTTGTTTCCGGCGCCACTGGAATGACTTTGCAGGGCGTAGGCGCAATCTACGGCACGCTTCTGGGGCTGACACCGGCTGCGATCGGTATCCTTATGGCCAGCACACAGGCGGGCAACCTGGTCATCCAATGGCCGTTGGGTTTTCTCTCCGACCGTATCGACCGCCGTCTGGTCCTGATCGCCGCCGCCGGTGGTGCAGCCCTGGTCTCCCTGTTCATTACCAGCCTCACCGCCGAGACATTTATTATCCTTATTATTGCTTTTGGCGCCTTCGGGGGCATGGCAGAGGCGATCTATTCCATATCCACCGCCCATGCGAACGACTGGGCCGAAGGCGACGACTACGTCACCTTGTCCAGCACAATTCTCGTCGTGTGGGCCGTCGGGGCGACGCTAGGCGCACTGGTCGCCACCCAGGCGATGAGTTTCATGGGGCCCGAGGGCCTGCCGATCTATACTCTTATCATTATGGCAGGTTACGGGCTATTCGCTGTTCTGCGCATATTTGCACGCTCCGAACCGCCCGAAGAAGCCCAGGAAACCTTCGAGGCGGTCCCACCGGCACCGGTCAGCGCGGATTTCAGCCTCCAGGCGCCGGAAGACGAAGAAACGACGACCTGA
- a CDS encoding DUF1330 domain-containing protein, giving the protein MAAYVIGDVNVENEEGYREYAAQTPGSIAKFGGEFIVRGGNPGELEGGWAPSRIVVIRFPDREAAQAWYDSDEYQALKTLRQQNAKGSLIIVDGHDG; this is encoded by the coding sequence ATGGCCGCTTATGTAATCGGTGACGTGAATGTGGAGAATGAAGAAGGGTATCGTGAGTATGCCGCCCAGACACCCGGCTCAATTGCAAAATTCGGCGGTGAATTCATCGTACGCGGCGGTAATCCGGGCGAATTGGAAGGAGGATGGGCTCCCAGCCGCATTGTCGTCATCCGTTTCCCGGACAGGGAAGCAGCCCAGGCCTGGTACGATTCCGACGAATATCAGGCTTTAAAGACGCTCAGACAACAGAACGCCAAAGGCAGCCTCATTATTGTGGACGGTCACGACGGCTGA